From the genome of Paraburkholderia largidicola:
GCCGGACGCAGGCACCGACATGGTGTTCCACTTCGGCCAGCTGATCGCGCATGCCGCGAAGACGCGCAACCTGCGCGCGGGTGCCATCGTCGGTTCGGGCACGGTGTCGAACAAGGACGCGAAACGCGGCTATTGCTGTATCGCGGAGAAACGCTGCCTCGAAACGATCGAGAACGGCAGCGCACAGACGGAGTTCATGAAGTTCGGCGATACCGTGAAGATCGAAATGTTCGACGAAGCGGGGAAGTCGATCTTCGGTTCGATCGATCAGGCCGTCGCGCCGCTCGAAGGCGGCCTTTGATCGTGCAAGCGACGTGAGGCGCCGGGCGAGCCGAAAGGGTTTCGCCCGATGCCGACAGCGCCGCGTGCGCCGCTACACTGACGCTCGCGCGAGGCCATTGGGTCTCGCACGCTGGACCGCGTGAACGACGACGCGCGCGGACAGCAACATGCCGGACAGCAACATGCAATACGCGCCATCGCAGAACGCACAAAAACCAAAGGAGACAACGCATGCCGCGATACGGGACGTTTGCATTTTCAGCTTTGCGCAACGGCGCTCTTCAGCGCACTTTCAGGCGACGCACGACGCTCGCCGCCACGCTTTCTTTTTTACCCGGACTCGCGCTCGCGCAGGTGAAGATCGGCCTCGTGCTGTCGCTGACGGGGCCGGCTGCATCGCTGGGCATTCCCGCGCGCGATACGGCGACGCTCTTCCCTAAAGAGATCGCCGGGCAGAAAGTCGAATACATCGTGCTCGACGATGCGTCCGATACGACGCAAGCCGTGCAGGACACCAAAAAACTCATCTCCGAAAATCACGTCGACGCAATCATCGGCTCGTCGATCACGCCGAACTCGCTGGCGATGATCGACGTGGTCGCCGACGGTGAAACGCCGGCGATTTCTTTGGCGTCGTCGGCGAAGATCATCGAACCCGTCGATGCGAAACGGCACTGGATGTTCAAGACGCCGCAAACGGACGCGATGATGGCCTCCGCGATCACCGAGCACGCGAGCCAGCACGGCGTGAAGACCATCGCCTACATCGGCCAGGCGGATGCGCTCGGCGAAACGTTTTACGCGGAAGTCGCGAAGTTCGCGCAGATTCACAAGATCAACGTCGTGGCCAACGAGCGTTTCAATCGCACCGATCCGAGCGTCACGGGCCAGATCCTGAAGATCATGGCGGCGAATCCGGATGCCGTCGTCGTGGGCGCAGCGGGCACGCCTGCCGCGTTGCCGCCGAAGACGCTGGTCGGGCGCGGCTACAAGGGCAAGATCTATCACAACCATGGTGTGGGCAATAACGACTTCCTGCGCGTGTGCGGCACCGACTGCAACGGCACGTTCCTGCCTGCGAGCCCGGTGCTGGTCGCCGCGCAACTGCCCACCGACTATGCTTCGAAGCGTCTCGCGCTCGATTACATCGCGCGCTTCGAGAAACTGCGTGGACCGGGCAGCGTGTCGGCATTCGGCTCGTATGCGTGGGACGCAAGCATGCTGCTGAACAACGCGATTCCCGTTGCGCTGAAAACGGCGGCACCCGGCACGGTCGAGTTTCGCCGCGCGCTGCGTGACGCACTCGAAGCAACGAAGGGACTCGCCGATACCAACGGCGTCGTCAACATGAGCGCGACCGATCACCTCGGCCTCGATCAGCGCGCGCGGGTGATGGTCGAGATCAGCAACGGCAAGTGGGTGTATCAGCCGCGTTAGGCGGCGGTAGTGAGCGTGGCGCAGCGTCGGCTGCGTTACGCGCATGATGTGGGTATCGACGCCGACGCGTCGCTCTTACGGATGTCTGCCATGTCTCACGAATCGGAATTGCAAACGGTCGAACCCGCGTTTTACGCGCACTATAGGTCGCTGCGCGTGCGGCGTCATGCGCACGGCATCCTCGAAATCGTGATGAGCGGCGAGGGCACGAACCGCAGCGCGCTCGCCACCGCCGATGCCAACATGCATCGCGAACTGGCCGACATCTGGCGCGATGTCGACCGCGACCCGGAGACGCGCGTCGTGGTGATTCGCGGCGAGGGCAAGGGCTTTTCGGCGGGCGGCGATCTCGGCCTCGTCGAAGAGATGGCGAACGACTTCGACGTGCGCACGCGCGTATGGCGTGAGGCGCGCGATCTCGTCTACAACGTGATCAACTGCAGCAAGCCGATCGTCTCGGCGATGCACGGCCCGGCTGTGGGCGCGGGGCTCGTCGCGGGACTGCTCGCGGATATTTCGATTGCGACGAAGTCGGCGCGCATCATCGACGGTCATACGCGTCTGGGCGTCGCGGCGGGCGACCACGCGGCGATCGTGTGGCCGCTGCTGTGCGGGATGGCGAAGGCGAAGTACTACCTGATGTTGTGCGAGCCGGTGAGCGGCGAAGAGGCGGAGCGCATCGGTCTGGTCTCGCTGGCCGTCGACGACAACGATCTGCTGCCGAAAACCTTCGAAGTCGCGCGCAAGCTCGCGCAGGGTTCGCAGACGGCGATCCGCTGGACCAAGTATGCGTTGAACAACTGGCTGCGCTCGGCGGGGCCGACCTTTGATACGTCGCTTGCGCTCGAATTCATGGGTTTCGCGGGCCCTGACGTGCGCGAAGGCGTGGCGTCGCTGCGCGAGCGGCGCGCGCCGGATTTCCCGGGCAAGGAACCGTTCTAGCGGAACGC
Proteins encoded in this window:
- a CDS encoding ABC transporter substrate-binding protein; its protein translation is MPRYGTFAFSALRNGALQRTFRRRTTLAATLSFLPGLALAQVKIGLVLSLTGPAASLGIPARDTATLFPKEIAGQKVEYIVLDDASDTTQAVQDTKKLISENHVDAIIGSSITPNSLAMIDVVADGETPAISLASSAKIIEPVDAKRHWMFKTPQTDAMMASAITEHASQHGVKTIAYIGQADALGETFYAEVAKFAQIHKINVVANERFNRTDPSVTGQILKIMAANPDAVVVGAAGTPAALPPKTLVGRGYKGKIYHNHGVGNNDFLRVCGTDCNGTFLPASPVLVAAQLPTDYASKRLALDYIARFEKLRGPGSVSAFGSYAWDASMLLNNAIPVALKTAAPGTVEFRRALRDALEATKGLADTNGVVNMSATDHLGLDQRARVMVEISNGKWVYQPR
- a CDS encoding enoyl-CoA hydratase/isomerase family protein, with protein sequence MSHESELQTVEPAFYAHYRSLRVRRHAHGILEIVMSGEGTNRSALATADANMHRELADIWRDVDRDPETRVVVIRGEGKGFSAGGDLGLVEEMANDFDVRTRVWREARDLVYNVINCSKPIVSAMHGPAVGAGLVAGLLADISIATKSARIIDGHTRLGVAAGDHAAIVWPLLCGMAKAKYYLMLCEPVSGEEAERIGLVSLAVDDNDLLPKTFEVARKLAQGSQTAIRWTKYALNNWLRSAGPTFDTSLALEFMGFAGPDVREGVASLRERRAPDFPGKEPF